From Anopheles funestus chromosome 3RL, idAnoFuneDA-416_04, whole genome shotgun sequence, a single genomic window includes:
- the LOC125767360 gene encoding uncharacterized protein LOC125767360, with protein sequence MFSRKELLYLRALIFATLLHFSNALQLEGLSTKKPRITKYTMKPTSSSATAVPSSLSLYRLNGASGATCILIQTDALLSIQYRDKYNEDKEADTFLPDQMDISGECWEDESRITMAWKGFTVNIYFSKTPGGERWYVNSVDLAYSSSNKLFEHIDRPGLDVKLSTPPGTLLFPTPVGKSYTCDNEVTITMFAQDENDKSGHLAKLYLRELRMQSFMYKAGNAWGPTFQCSATGTYRDETAPIAVGSTLAVATVCTVVGYGLWRYFKVKKFQYGTMA encoded by the exons ATGTTTTCGCGGAAGGAGTTGCTCTACCTAAGGGCGTTAATTTTCG CCACGTTGCTGCACTTCAGCAACGCACTGCAGCTGGAAGGACTTTCGACCAAGAAACCACGCATTACAAAGTACACGATGAAGCCCACCTCCAGTTCG GCCACTGCTGTACCGTCGTCTCTGTCGCTGTACCGTCTGAATGGAGCGAGTGGCGCAACGTGCATACTGATTCAAACCGATGCCCTGCTGAGCATTCAGTACCGTGATAAGTACAATGAGGATAAG GAGGCCGATACATTCCTTCCGGATCAGATGGACATATCTGGCGAATGCTGGGAGGATGAATCACGCATCACGATGGCCTGGAAGGGTTTCACCGTTAACATCTACTTCTCGAAAACGCCGGGCGGTGAGCGTTGGTACGTGAACAGTGTCGATCTCGCCTACTCGTCATCGAACAAACTGTTCGAACATATCGATCGACCGGGTCTGGATGTGAAGCTATCGACCCCACCGGGTACGTTGCTCTTCCCAACGCCGGTCGGCAAATCGTACACCTGTGACAACGAAGTCACGATCACAATGTTCGCCCAGGACGAAAACGACAAGTCGGGCCATCTGGCTAAGCTGTATCTGCGCGAGCTGCGGATGCAAAGTTTCATGTACAAGGCGGGCAATGCCTGGGGTCCAACGTTCCAGTGCAGTGCTACCGGCACGTACCGTGATGAAACGGCACCGATAGCGGTCGGTTCTACGCTGGCCGTTGCTACCGTTTGCACCGTCGTCGGATACGGTCTGTGGAG ATACTTCAAAGTTAAGAAATTCCAATATGGAACAATGGCTTAA
- the LOC125767372 gene encoding uncharacterized protein LOC125767372: MQCNIGGGNLQSTSSVDGHAAGNMTPSPSSIVKPVAQPDTPTSPNDPEHQPEKTDCTPENSKKSDSSPEGADGFGRLPGPVDRLAMVGHRSTMASDTVAKSLSIQEMFKTGRSVSEEPSTKTTDPLPGNNDEALVDSVRNAFAFTIDFGDGKKPIDSQRHEKMLERFQARHKRGVSLSKLESSSSTSSPSSVRQQQQGSRAPASVNLPRRNKTVAYEAGDQQQQPTQQMVMIDDATGRPVAVKLREKTQRSVGRDQSATKRHSWSPRTSMSEMGTVGRMQEAAPLKPTAARTTNTGRFAPKSATLALALEQQQVGNHERKDYSYSSSEFNGESLDSSGGIPCLEAPLENFRKAKGDGEDDDDDEVSEAGTYTIDGANYTEEQKERMNIDRVGSSQVALPPEVVDPVPVVPAVRPTDFREELEVIDLERTAGSVGNADRRTNGRTIKHEESPPQAMEHRKHNILEVSYFHEPSPPGKAIAGAGVTTERTKSKQSYIEKLKSRMKNITQKSSSTGSSRASSGSKQQHLQGVMIAPELDSPDQGTFTSVTTSGILSVKPTLLEGNPTVPVNQRRRNSLTKSHIDSSEYVQGVAKLNIHASGGCTMDGAGEMERSVTTSEPPEEELKILNCYTDSEKAHQGGTTQHRLQQSQSKKGGGGGDISPVRRKTPSDVAALTSVATKKDWIQEWAKNAREYSKSTSPKVHPHDPPTATTAYGTATGGGGPMVRSYGGECDGEASSNRRSRGNQFGYDFDIDLTKSDYYEAKKYEEFGDNLDHRQPYRGVVGRNNHTAGGSDPVVFRTQPQQHHQLTTTSPEEDPFREPALPYGMNEFARAGSRGSMRRYGHNQHPSPVTSSAASKPPMSPSKIPSPIGSIGRARSVSRNRSLQGSNSDLSGNETEMYLQKTAAAISTLQNLQRRNSLRNSSSHHSSSPLSPASRKMSPKVSPMNSLQSPIHSPGLSSNNYGEMHSPLYSPQHHHQQQRNNLHHHQLHQNIGGGVGHKRNHSLDGGVDPLTSPTSYLPNGASGGAGTGHMTRSLNTNTTSPKLDFTKRHHTRHNSFEGVMSSLPPKPVKCFQQFDQSTGAVYYGGNNGPHDVDADVDELEDLDDCPDYDEEEFEEDIDDDDDEDDMELNSRQAGGLMVDSVMPRPRAMSLEPRKRSGGVQQPLPTSTGAKQQVIATNHKNVAVNRVQKIQPQQQQQQQQQHLTSPIKRSSSFSVKPNVMKPATPTMAAKTGGLAGVNGRSVGGSRIQKSASSTSFKKMAAGLTDSGVQPQQYHHHAVQPPHHRHQLVMDPNYPDELMLYINDGDDDGLHMRGADRRQQDGFSSNSLTDEEDPVDDLDDEDLDVNGARLEKEPLTNTRYNKTFLMRMEQNKKLAGGPAIGGATAGSTKQTGGAAACPNTPELPRRAVQMRSVGGLGRDRASMPRDSSLNRMKQDLNLRKSSTGREMLLGGKGQQQQSTQSINSTSSSAVGGGGKVQPKYLDISKYKSSNAANFLKKDESKSYLLRQEGVRKSPSSASVSSAMSRTDPTRMSARSIKSASSAASKSSGSGTGTGGVTKKDPVKIAKEQELEMWRRRASYDPMKAALEGKKKQQEESRRLAAAQQQQTQLHSERQSKSCESSVLRSQSYHSGVGSAGGGRLYQDHIFRSNLLNSIQNGTVRRKTNASQKWYIALYYCGDGADINPNSSDAATQTN, encoded by the exons AGATGTTGGAACGTTTTCAGGCACGTCACAAGCGTGGTGTATCGCTGTCCAAGCTCGAGTCGAGCTCGAGCACATCGTCACCGTCCTCGgtacggcagcagcagcaaggaTCACGGGCACCGGCTAGTGTGAATTTGCCACGGCGCAACAAAACGGTGGCGTACGAAGCTGGtgaccaacaacaacagcccACCCAGCAGATGGTTATGATCGATGACGCGACCGGACGGCCAGTTGCGGTGAAACTAAGGGAGAAAACACAACGATCGGTTGGACGCGATCAGTCCGCAACCAAGCGGCACAGCTGGAGTCCACGTACGAGCATGAGCGAAATGGGAACGGTTGGCAGAATGCAAGAAGCGGCACCACTAAAACCAACCGCAGCAAGAACCACCAATACGGGTCGTTTTGCACCGAAATCGGCAACACTTGCGTTAGCACTGGAACAGCAACAGGTGGGCAATCACGAGAGGAAAGACTATTCTTACTCTAGCTCGGAATTTAACGGCGAAAGTCTTGACTCGTCCGGTGGCATACCGTGTCTGGAGGCACCGTTGGAAAACTTCCGCAAAGCGAAAGGTGACggtgaggatgatgatgacgatgaggtTAGCGAGGCAGGCACGTACACGATCGATGGGGCAAACTATACCGAGGAGCAGAAGGAACGCATGAACATCGATCGGGTGGGGTCGTCGCAGGTTGCactgccaccggaagtggtggaTCCCGTACCGGTCGTACCGGCCGTCCGGCCGACAGACTTTCGGGAAGAGTTGGAAGTGATCGATCTGGAACGGACGGCTGGCAGCGTTGGTAATGCAGACCGTAGAACGAATGGGCGAACGATAAAGCACGAAGAATCACCACCGCAAGCGATGGAACATCGAAAGCACAACATACTGGAGGTGTCCTACTTTCACGAACCATCACCACCGGGTAAGGCGATTGCCGGTGCGGGTGTTACGACGGAACGcacgaaaagcaaacaatcgtACATCGAGAAGCTTAAATCGCGCATGAAAAATATCACACAGAAGAGCAGCAGTACGGGATCGAGCCGTGCATCATCGGGCAGCAAGCAGCAACATCTACAGGGTGTGATGATCGCACCGGAACTGGACTCACCGGACCAGGGTACGTTTACCTCCGTCACGACGAGCGGCATCTTGAGCGTGAAGCCGACACTGCTCGAAGGAAATCCGACCGTACCGGTCAACCAGCGGAGACGCAACAGCCTAACCAAATCGCACATCGATAGCTCGGAGTATGTGCAGGGCGTTGCGAAGCTAAACATTCACGCCAGCGGCGGTTGTACGATGGATGGTGCGGGCGAAATGGAACGCAGTGTGACGACGTCGGAACCACCGGAAGAGgagcttaaaattttgaactgTTACACCGACTCCGAGAAGGCACACCAGGGCGGCACAACACAGCATAGGCTGCAGCAGTCACAATCGAAGAAgggtggaggcggtggagaTATCAGTCCGGTCCGTCGGAAAACTCCTTCCGATGTGGCGGCTCTGACGTCTGTAGCGACCAAGAAAGATTGGATACAGGAGTGGGCAAAGAATGCGCGCGAATACTCAAAATCCACCAGTCCGAAGGTACATCCGCATGATCCACCAACGGCAACAACGGCTTACGGGACTGCGACCGGTGGCGGAGGACCGATGGTGCGAAGTTACGGCGGGGAGTGTGATGGTGAGGCGTCGTCCAATCGGCGCAGCAGGGGCAATCAGTTTGGTTACGATTTTGATATCGATCTAACCAAAAGCGATTACTACGAGGCAAAGAAGTATGAAGAGTTTGGTGACAATCTGGACCATCGGCAGCCCTATCGGGGTGTGGTAGGGCGCAACAACCATACGGCGGGTGGCAGTGATCCGGTGGTATTTCGCACTCAGccacagcaacatcatcagctTACGACGACATCACCGGAAGAGGATCCATTCCGGGAACCGGCGCTTCCGTACGGCATGAATGAGTTCGCCCGTGCTGGTTCGCGCGGTTCGATGCGACGATACGGCCACAACCAGCATCCATCGCCGGTAACGTCATCGGCCGCATCCAAGCCTCCGATGAGCCCGAGCAAAATTCCCTCACCAATCGGTTCGATCGGACGGGCACGGAGCGTTAGCCGAAATCGAAGCCTACAGGGTAGCAATTCG GATCTTTccggaaatgaaacggaaATGTATCTGCAGAAAACGGCCGCCGCAATTTCGACATTGCAAAACTTGCAACGGCGTAATTCGCTGCGTAACAGCTCGTCGCACCATTCTTCCAGCCCGTTGAGTCCGGCTTCGCGGAAGATGTCACCAAAAGTGTCGCCAATGAATTCTTTACAATCGCCAATCCATTCACCAGGGCTCAGCAGTAACAACTATGGAGAAATGCATTCACCCTTATACTCACCgcaacaccatcatcagcagcagcgcaacaatctgcatcatcatcaactaCATCAGAACATTGGCGGTGGCGTTGGGCACAAACGGAATCATTCGCTGGACGGCGGTGTAGATCCACTCACTTCGCCGACATCCTACCTACCAAATGGAGCTTCCGGAGGTGCTGGAACCGGACATATGACGCGTAGCTTGAACACAAACACGACGAGTCCAAAGCTGGATTTCACCAAGCGGCATCACACGCGACACAACTCGTTCGAAGGTGTGATGTCTTCTTTGCCGCCAAAACCAGTTAAATGTTTCCAGCAGTTCGATCAATCGACCGGTGCAGTGTACTACGGTGGAAATAACGGACCGCACGATGTAGATGCGGACGTCGATGAATTGGAAGATCTGGACGACTGTCCGGATTATGATGAGGAAGAATTTGAGGAGGACatcgacgacgatgacgatgaggacGATATGGAATTAAACAGTAGGCAGGCTGGCGGACTGATGGTTGATAGTGTAATGCCCCGGCCAAGAGCGATGTCGCTGGAACCTCGGAAAAGATCGGGCGGTGTTCAGCAGCCTTTGCCAACTTCCACAGGTGCCAAGCAACAAGTGATCGCGACCAATCATAAAAATGTCGCTGTTAATCGTGttcaaaaaatacaaccacagcagcagcagcagcagcagcaacagcaccttACATCACCCATTAAACGGTCAAGTTCGTTCTCGGTGAAGCCGAATGTGATGAAACCGGCTACACCGACAATGGCAGCAAAAACGGGAGGTCTAGCAGGTGTCAATGGTCGATCCGTAGGTGGTTCGCGAATACAAAAGTCGGCCAGTAGCACTAGCTTTAAGAAAATGGCGGCCGGTTTGACGGATAGCGGTGTGCAACCACAACAGTATCATCATCATGCGGTACAGCCACCGCATCATCGCCACCAGCTGGTGATGGACCCGAACTATCCCGATGAGTTGATGCTGTACATaaacgatggtgatgatgatgggctaCACATGAGAGGTGCCGATCGTAGGCAGCAGGATGGATTCTCTTCAAACTCGCTGACGGATGAGGAAGACCCGGTGGATGATCTGGACGATGAAGATCTCGATGTAAATGGTGCACGGCTGGAGAAGGAACCGCTCACTAATACGCGTTACAACAAAACGTTCCTTATGCGTAtggaacagaacaaaaaattagCTGGTGGTCCAGCCATCGGCGGTGCAACAGCTGGAAGCACGAAACAAACTGGCGGTGCAGCGGCGTGTCCCAATACGCCAGAGCTACCGCGACGGGCGGTTCAGATGCGTAGCGTCGGTGGTCTCGGAAGGGATCGTGCTTCCATGCCAAGGGATTCCAGCTTGAACCGCATGAAACAGGATCTGAACTTGCGGAAATCTTCCACTGGGCGCGAGATGCTGCTCGGTGGTAAaggacagcagcaacaatcgaCACAGTCCATTAATTCTACATCGTCTTCAGCGGTCGGTGGCGGTGGCAAGGTGCAACCGAAGTATTTGGATATTTCGAAATACAAATCCTCCAATGCAGCCAATTTCCTAAAGAAGGATGAGTCGAAGAGCTACCTCCTAAGGCAGGAGGGTGTAAGAAAGAGTCCCAGTAGTGCATCCGTTTCGTCTGCCATGAGCCGAACCGATCCTACACGGATGAGCGCCCGCAGTATCAAGTCAGCTAGCAGTGCAGCCAGCAAGTCTAGTGGCAGTGGCACCGGAACTGGCGGTGTCACGAAGAAGGATC CCGTTAAAATTGCAAAGGAACAAGAGCTCGAAATGTGGAGAAGGCGTGCGAGTTACGATCCGATGAAAGCTGCCCTCGagggaaagaagaaacagcAAGAAGAATCTAGGCGTCTCGCTGCcgcccaacaacagcaaacacagcTTCATTCGGAACGGCAAAGTAAATCGTGTGAAAG CTCCGTTTTGAGATCACAGTCCTACCACAGTGGTGTCGGTAGTGCTGGCGGTGGTCGTTTGTATCAAG aTCATATCTTTCGCTCCAACTTATTGAACTCGATACAGAATGGAACGGTACGAAGGAAAACGAACGCAAGCCAAAAATGGTACATTGCGCTATACTATTGTGGTGATGGTGCGGACATAAATCCAAATAGTTCCGATGCTGCCACTCAAACGAACTGA
- the LOC125767353 gene encoding aldo-keto reductase family 1 member B1-like, producing the protein MAPKIPSVFFKNGTSVPVLGLGTWNSPPGQVTQAVKDAIDVGYRHIDCAHVYENEHEVGAGIGAKIAQGNVKREDLFVTSKLWNTYHRPDLVKGALQVTLRNLNLKYLDLYLIHWPVAYREGDVLFPLRPDGKRVHFSDVDYVNTWAAMERLVEAGLVRNIGLSNFNVQQVQRVLDVARIAPVTNQIECHPYLHQAKLGEFCRAQGITITAYSPLGSPARPWVKQDDPILMEDPTVQKLAQKHSKSPAQVLIRYQIQLGNLVIPKSVSKQRIASNADVFGFELDDEDMQQLAALERNGRICPESFSFGHPHHPFEKEFREGRR; encoded by the exons ATGGCACCGAAAATTCCAAGTGTGTTCTTCAAAAATGGAACCTCCGTACCAGTGCTGGGTCTCGGCACATGGAAT TCTCCTCCGGGCCAGGTTACTCAAGCGGTGAAAGATGCGATCGATGTCGGCTACCGACACATCGACTGTGCTCACGTGTACGAAAACGAGCACGAAGTAGGCGCAGGCATTGGTGCCAAAATCGCACAAGGAAACGTCAAACG TGAGGATTTGTTCGTCACGAGCAAACTGTGGAACACGTATCACCGACCGGACCTAGTGAAAGGCGCACTGCAGGTTACGCTGCGCAATCTTAACCTCAAATATCTCGATCTATACCTGATCCACTGGCCCGTAGCATATCGCGAAGGTGACGTACTGTTTCCGCTACGCCCGGATGGGAAGCGTGTCCACTTTTCTGACGTTGACTACGTAAACACTTGGGCCGCAATGGAACGGCTTGTTGAGGCGGGTCTCGTACGCAACATTGGACTGTCCAATTTTAACGTCCAGCAAGTGCAGCGTGTTTTGGACGTGGCTCGAATTGCTCCAGTTACCAACCAAATCGAATGCCATCCGTATCTGCATCAGGCGAAGTTGGGTGAGTTCTGCCGTGCGCAAGGAATCACCATAACGGCTTACAGCCCACTCGGATCACCGGCCCGGCCCTGGGTTAAGCAGGACGATCCTATCCTGATGGAGGATCCCACCGTACAAAAGCTTGCCCAGAAGCACTCCAAATCTCCCGCACAGGTGCTGATACGCTACCAGATTCAGCTGGGCAATTTAGTTATACCGAAGTCCGTCAGCAAACAACGCATTGCTTCCAATGCCGACGTTTTCGGGTTTGAGCTGGACGATGAAGACATGCAACAACTTGCGGCACTCGAACGAAACGGACGCATCTGTCCGGAATCGTTCAGCTTCGGCCATCCGCATCATCCGTTCGAGAAAGAATTTCGCGAAGGTCGTCGTTAG
- the LOC125767330 gene encoding uncharacterized protein LOC125767330, producing the protein MSIIVWNTFLLLVVSLAPAAAIQDSKPYLQRLIEDGFNTSDINVVYFVADHGADRQLFRGNYPRVLIPALENQSKMMRSKNAYIKIAAQSLVVIDARKEPVEERLCLIYLLKELQRIHNPGSNKFVLLVSQAFYENSASTSLKYLQEGLINLGVGYSVVLSYDQVNSKDPVLMTRISFGHKITTSVTSFVNFRHLFRLDIRSLDGLRMSGVLYNFFPFSYIARNGRWTGTDFQMWNEVAVQLRLRLKLIHAKPGTMYIGGAYSPAMRNKSVDFIASRDVFVLDGAEKLLLSSRDYFSLVVPRPVTLNLIDALLQPFRREVWIMVGVLVSIRVLIAHLQDIVMLLDRQGFVRNRLDNTLTNEYPWFGWIKVAWDVLTFLLIEAYLAQVTSFLLTLRYIEGPKTLDEFLASNILIVAPSVQTHSLVHLDAAQKALLISRFVKRTQEELSRPDLADAYVELRSRVMFLSYGTEPIDPVTRKRNYYILNEPLADVRFQYSFAKKTALMMVAERCFLWYEENGMRMQIDNFYEQWAKVMYVRKQHGINGTVLGFSDLNSLWICTVVGWCVSGLVFFIERVLNSRALHRRIKSRFLH; encoded by the exons ATGTCTATTATCGTGTGGAATACTTTTCTACTACTCGTGGTTTCAttagcaccagcagcagccatCCAGGATAGCAAACCATACCTACAACGACTCATTGAAGATGGGTTTAATACGTCGGATATCAATGTGGTTTACTTCGTTGCCGATCACGGTGCAGATAGACAACTTTTCCGTGGAAACTATCCACGCGTTTTAATTCCCGCTCTAGAGAATCAATCGAAGATGATGAGAAGCAAGAATGCATACATAAAAATTGCTGCACAATCGTTGGTGGTTATCGACGCACGCAAAGAACCAGTG GAAGAGAGACTCTGTTTGATATACTTACTAAAGGAGCTACAGCGTATCCACAATCCTGGAAGTAATAAATTTGTGCTGCTGGTTAGTCAAGCATTCTATGAGAACTCAGCCTCAACTAGTCTGAAGTACCTGCAGGAGGGGTTAATCAACTTGGGTGTTGGTTACTCGGTGGTATTATCCTACGATCAGGTCAACTCCAAAGATCCTGTGCTGATGACACGGATCAGCTTCGGACATAAAATCACCACCAGTGTGACGAGTTTCGTCAATTTTCGACACTTGTTTCGGTTAGACATACGTTCCTTGGACGGTTTACGCATGTCCGGAGTGTTGTACAACTTTTTCCCCTTTAGCTACATCGCCCGGAATGGGCGTTGGACCGGTACAGATTTTCAGATGTGGAATGAGGTGGCGGTACAGCTGCGATTGCGTCTAAAGCTTATACACGCCAAACCGGGAACGATGTATATAGGTGGAGCATATTCACCGGCCATGAGGAACAAGTCCGTGGACTTTATTGCTTCACGGGATGTGTTCGTTCTTGACGGTGCAGAGAAGCTACTTCTTTCCTCGCGAGACTACTTCAGTCTCGTGGTGCCTAGACCTGTGACGTTGAATTTGATTGATGCGCTGCTTCAACCGTTTAGACGCGAAGTTTGGATAATGGTGGGAGTTTTGGTGAGCATTCGTGTACTGATCGCTCATCTACAGGATATTGTGATGTTGCTGGATAGACAGGGATTTGTGCGCAATCGTTTAGACAACACCCTGACGAATGAATATCCATGGTTTGGATGGATAAAGGTAGCATGGGATGTGCTGACGTTTCTGCTTATTGAGGCATACTTAGCGCAAGTTACTTCGTTTCTGCTCACCCTACGGTACATTGAAGGGCCGAAAACCTTAGACGAATTCCTGGcatcaaacattttaattgtgGCACCTTCGGTACAGACTCACTCACTGGTGCATTTAGATGCAGCGCAAAAGGCTCTTCTGATATCACGCTTTGTAAAGCGCACCCAAGAAGAACTGTCCCGACCGGATCTGGCGGATGCATACGTGGAGCTCCGAAGTCGTGTAATGTTTCTATCCTACGGGACGGAACCGATCGATCCGGTAACGCGGAAGCGGAACTATTACATTTTAAACGAACCACTAGCGGATGTGCGGTTTCAGTATAGCTTTGCGAAAAAAACTGCTTTAATGATGGTGGCCGAACGCTGTTTCCTTTGGTACGAGGAGAATGGAATGAGGATGCAAATCGATAATTTTTATGAACAATGGGCAAAGGTCATGTATGTCCGGAAACAGCACGGCATCAATGGGACCGTGTTAGGGTTTTCCGATCTAAATTCGTTGTGGATTTGCACGGTCGTAGGTTGGTGCGTAAGCGGATTGGTGTTTTTTATTGAACGTGTCCTGAACTCACGGGCGCTTCATCGGCGAATTAAGAGCAggtttttacattaa